GTGGACCTCGCCGTCGATCTCGGGGGCGTCGGCCTTCGAGCGGCCCGTCGCGCCGCCTTCGCCATCGGCAAGGTCGATGAGGACGTCGATCGTGCGGCCGATCTTGGCCTGGAGCTTGGCCGCGGAGATGGCGGCGGTCTTCTCCATCAGGCGGGCGTAACGCTCCTCCTTGACCTCTTCGGGCACGGCGCCGGGAAGATCGTTGGCGGTGGCGCCCTGGACCGGCTCGAAGCGGAACGCGCCGACGCGGTCGAGCTGGGCTTCGTCCAGCCAGTCGAGCAGATACTCGAAATCGGCCTCGGTCTCGCCGGGGAAGCCGACGACGAACGAGGAGCGGATGGTGATGTCGGGGGCGATCGCCCGCCAGCCGTGGATGCGCTCCAGCACCTTGGCTTCGTTGGCCGGGCGCTTCATCGCCTTCAGCACCGACGGCGCGGCATGCTGGAACGGGATGTCGAGATAGGGGAGCACCAGCCCCTCGGCCATCAGCGGGATGACCTTGTCGACGTGCGGATAGGGATAGACGTAATGGAGGCGCACCCAGGCGCCCAATTTGCCGAGCTCGCGGGCGAGGTCGGTCATGTGCGCGCGGACCGGCGCGCCTTTCCAGGGCCATTCGGCGTGGCGCAGGTCGACACCGTAGGCCGACGTGTCCTGGCTGATGACCAGCAATTCCCTGGTGCCGGCGGCGACAAGCTTCTCGGCCTCGCGCAGGATCGCGTCGGGCCGGCGCGAGACGAGGTCGCCGCGCAGCGACGGGATGATGCAGAAGCTGCAGCGGTGGTTGCAGCCCTCGGAAATCTTCAGATAGGAATAGTGGCGCGGCGTCAGCTTGAGCCCGCCCTCGGGCACCAGGTTCAGGAAGGCGCTTGGCGGCATCGGCGCGGCTTCGTGGACCGCGCCGACCACGCTCTCATATTGGTGCGGGCCGGTGACGGCGAGGACCTGGGGGAAGCGCGCCCGGATGACGTCGGCTTCCTTGCCCATGCAACCGGTGACGATGACGCGGCCATTCTCGGCGATGGCCTCGCCGATCGCGGCCAGGCTTTCTTCCTTGGCGCTGTCGAGAAATCCGCAGGTGTTGACCAGCACGACATCGGCCTGGTCGTAGTCCGGACTGAGCTGATAACCGTCGGAGCGCAGCTTGGTGAGGATGCGCTCGGAATCGACGAGCGCCTTGGGGCAGCCGAGCGAGACCATGCCGACCTTGGGCGGGGAGGGGAGTTCAAGTGCCATGAGTGCGCTGCAAATAGGCGTGCCGGCGCGATTTTCCTAGTGGAAGCGTGCGCGGCCCTGCGCTTGCCCCCCCCGTCAGTCGATGGGACCCTCGGTTTCGGCCGTCGGAAGGATCTCGACGATGACGTCGCCGGGCTGCAGCGCCTTCGCTTCCGGTTCCCAGAAGCCGTAGGGCTTGCCGTCGCGATAGACGCGCACGCCGAGGCCGCGGGTGAGGGCGGAGAGCGGCTGGCCATGCTCCTCGGGCTGCACCTCGCGCTCGCCGAGCTGGACGTTGCCGTTGGTGGAAGCGAGGTCGGCGATATAGTCGGCGATGTGCGCGCCATCGGTCGATCCGGCGAGCAGCAGTCCGGCGAAGCTCACCGGGTTGATGACCGTGGTCGCCCCGGCCTGCCGCGCCAGCAGCTCATTATCCTCGTTGCGGACGGCGACGCTGATCGTGATGTGGGGCGCCAAGTGCCGGGCGGTAAGGGTGATCAGGATCGACGTGTCGTCGCTGCCGGCCGAGACGATCAGCGCCCGCGCCTCGTCGAGGCGGACCGCCTGCAGCGTCTTGTCGCGTGTCGCGTCGCCCTCGATCACCGCGGCGCCGAGCGACTTGGCGCGTTCGAGCGCTTCGGTCTCGCAGTCGACCACGACGATTTCGCGCGGATCGACGCCGCGGGCGATCAGTTCGTCCACCGCCTCCGATCCGCTGGTGCCGTAGCCGGCGACGATGATGTGGTTCGAAAGGTGCCGCTGAATATAGGCCATACGCCATCTGTCCCATGTGCGCCTGAAGACGAAGCTGTAGGCGGTGCCGAGGAAGATCAGCACCGCGAACACCCGGATCGGGGTAACGATCAGCGCGTCGAACAGGCGCGCCTGGTTGCTGACGGGTACGATGTCGCCATAGCCGGTTGTGGTGATGCTGATCATCGTGAAATAGACGACGTCGAGGAAGCTGATCTCGCCGTCGGCATTGTCGTGGAGGCCGTCGCGCTCGAACCAGTGGACGGCGATCGCGACGCCGATCAGCCCGACCACCAGCAGCACGCGCCAGCTGATCGAGAGCCAGACGGGCCAGCGTCCCTGGCGGTGCAGGGTTGCATGATCGATGCCCCGCCACCTCCGCGTCATCAGGGGAAGAGCTGCGCCAGCCTGCCCAGCGACGGGCCGTGGGTGAGGTCGAGATGGAGCGGCGTCACCGCGACATAGCCGTCCGCCACCGTCTCGAGGTCGGTCGAATGGCCCGGAGTCTGGATCATCGGCCCGAGCCCGAACCAGAAATAATCATAGCCGCGCGTGTCGGTGCGCTGGACGAGCTGGAGCCGGCCGTAATCGCGCAGGCCCTGCTGGCAGACGCGGATGCCGCGAACGTCGTCGGGCGGCAGCGCCGGGAAGTTGACGTTGACCAGGGTCCGCGGCGCCATTGGCGTCTCGATCAGCGGACGCAGCACGCGCTCGGCCCAGGCCTCGGCCGCGGCGAAGGGAACGGTGTCGCCCATGCCCTCGCGGGCGTAGCTCTGGCTGAGCGCGATCGAGGGGATGCCGGCGAGCGCGCCTTCCATCGCCGCCGAGACCGTGCCCGAATAGGTGACGTCCTCGCCGAGGTTCGCGCCGCGGTTGACTCCGGAGAGGACGAGGTCCGGCTTGTTATCCTTCATCACGTGGGCGATCGCCATCATGACGCTGTCGGTCGGCGTGCCGGTGACGCAGAAGCGCCGCTCGCCGAGCTTGCGCAGCCGCACCGGCAAAGTGAGCGTCAGCGAATGGCCGGCGCCGGATTGCTCCTCGGACGGAGCGACGATCCAGATGTCGTCGGAGAACAAGCGGGCGATCTTTTCGAGGATCTTTAGGCCGGTCGCATTCACGCCGTCGTCGTTGGTGAGCAGGATCCGCATTCGCCCGGCTATGGCCTTCGCCCTGCCGCGAGGCAAGGCCCGCGCCCGCAACTATCCCCGCCGCCGCCGCGTTGGTCGGCAAAGCATGAAGGAGATGAAAATGCGGGTTCCCCACAATTCGATGGTCATGGTCGCAGACGGCGCGAAGGCCCTGTTCTTCCGCAACGAGGGTGATGGCGAATATCCGAACCTGGTCGTCGAAAAGAAGGAAGTGCAAGAGACTCCGGCCGATCGCGAGTTGAAGACCGACGGGCCGGGCCGGGCCTTTGCGAGCGTGGGCGCGTCGCGCTCCTCTTATTCCGAAACCGATTACCACACGCTCGAGGAAGACCGCTTCGCCGCCGAGACCGCGGACACGCTGCGGATACGCGCCTTGCGCAACGACTATGACTCGCTGATCGTGGTGGCGCCGCCCAAGACGCTCGGCGAGCTGCGCAAACATTATCACAAGGAAGTCGAGAAGCGCCTGTCGGCCGAGGTCGCCAAGGACCTTACCGGCCATCCGGTCGAGGAGATTGAAAAAATCCTCATCGCGCAATAGGCTTGCCGAAACCGGCCACCAGAGCCGGGTCCCTTGGTAAACAGGGCGGCAATCTTAGGAGTGATGATGATCGTTCGTAACAGGCTTTTCCTTTCCCTCTCGCTCGCGGTCGCGGCTGCGGCGCTTCCCGGTTCGGCCCTGGCCCAGACCATGACGGTCGGCGCCAAGGTCGCGGACACGGCCGGCGGCGCGGTCGGCACGATCGCGAAGGTCGACGGCGCCAACGTGATCCTGAAGACCGACAAGCATGAAGTGCAGCTCCCCGCATCGTCGTTCACGGCGGTCGAGGACGGCTACATCATGGCCATGACCCAGGCCGAGGTGAACGCGGCGGTGGAGCAGACGCTGGCGCAGGCGGCGCAGGCGATGACGGTCGGCGCGGTCGTCAAGGACACCGCGGGCGGCACCGTCGGCACGATCGAAGCGATCGACGGCGAATATGTCACGGTGAAGCTCAGCAAGAGCGCCGTGAAGCTTCCCCGCACCGCCTTCGCGCCGACCCCAGGCGGGCCGGTGATTGGCATGACAGCCGCCGAGCTCGAAGCCCAGGTGGCCGACGCGACCGCGCAGTAGACGCGGCGCATCCCGCCCCGGCGGGATTGGAAACAAGGAAAAGGCCGCGTCCGAAGGGAAAAGGACGCGGCCTTTTTTGTGCGACTTTGGCGTCAGTCGTCCGAGCGACCGAGCCTGCGTCGCGCAACCAGGGCGGCCGCCGCCGCGCCGAACAGGATGATCATCGGCGGCGCCGGGACGTCGGTTCCGCCCGAGGAGCTGCTGGTCGAGCCGCCGCTCGAGGTCGACGAGCTGGAGCTGGTGCTGCTCGACGTGGAGCTGCTGCCGCTCGATGTGCCGCCGAAGCTGCTTGAGGTGCTGGAGCTGCCGCCCGAGCTGCCCGAGGAACTGCTCGACGATCCGCTGCTGCCGCTGCTGCCGCTCGATCCCGACGAGCTGTGCGGCGGCTTGTGCGGCGGTTTGTGGGGCGGCTTGCCGCCGGTCGATCCGCCCGACGACGAACTCGAGCTCGACGACGAACTGGACGAGGAACTCGAGGACGAGCTTGAGCTAGAGGTCGAAACGTTTCCGCTCGAGCTTGACGTGGAGGTCGACGAGATGCCGCCGGTCGACGTCGAGGTCGATCCGCCGCTGGTCGAGGTCGATCCGCCGCTGGTCGAGGTGGAGCTGCCGCCGCTCGACGTGCTGGTCGAGGCGCTGAAGATAACGTTGCCGCTGCTGCTGCCGCCGAAGAAACCGCCGGAGAAGAACCCGCTGCCGAAGCCGCTGCCGAAGCCGCTGCCTCCGCCGACCACGACCACGCCGCCGCTGCCGCCGACCGGAGGCGAGACGGGCGGGGGCAGGGGAACCGGCATCGGTGGCGGCGGCGCGTAGGTGATCGTGCGAGTCGTCACCGTTTCGCCCGGCGTCACCCGGCACTCGGTCTTGGCGACCTTGATCGGTTTGGCGCGCTTGACGCGATGGGTCCGGTAGGTCCGGACCGTCTCCGCCTTGGCCTTCTTGACGAGGACAGGTCGGGACGGCGGATTGGCGCTGACATGGACGGCGCCGCCACCGATGATGGCGCCGCCGGCGGCGCAGGCGCAAAGTTTCGCTAGAGCCATTTTGACTGACATGACACGCACCCTGTTCTGCGCCCCGCTAATCCCGACGCTTGAAACCCAAGTCACGGTCGAGACTACGTGAGCCGATGGGTGGAAAAGGAAGCAAGGGGAGGATGAGCGCAAGCTCGTTAACCATCTTAAGGCCCCAAAACGGCCCTTGAGAGGGTCTTGCGAAGACTTCCGTCCCACTTGAGGACAATGTGACAAGAGCGATGAACGATTCCGATTGCGTAGGGGCGCGTCGGAAACAGGCTCATTCCTGTTTTGGCGAATCGATGCTGCCCGAGTCGGAACGCCTGCCGGGGGATCCACGACCGCCCGGCTTTGCAATCGGACAAAAATGTCACGGGCCCCGCTGAAATGATGGGGCATTTTCGACCGCGTTCTGAACGACTTGTGCAGGGCGTAGACCACAGGTATAGGCGCGCTGGGGCTGACACCTAGTATAAACCGCAGGAATAGCGGCGTGGTGTCGCAGGTTAGGGTGCCGGAGGGGTTCCGCCGGTCGAGAGAGAGTGGAGGGGTTTATGGCTACGGCTCTAAACGACGTTTACGACCCGCAATATCAGAAGAATTCGATCTCGGGGGCGGCTTATCAGCCCAGCGCCAACGAAGAATTCATGAGCCCGGAGCAGCTCGCTTATTTCCGCCAGAAGCTGCTCGACTGGAAAGAGTCGATCGTTCGCGAATCCCGCGACACGATGGCCTCGCTGAAGAGCGGGCCGATCCAGGAGGCCGATGCCACCGACCGCGCCTCGAGCGAGACCGACTGGTCGATCGAGTTGCGCACCCGCGACCGCCAGCGCAAGCTTATCTCGAAGATCGACGCCGCGCTACGCCGTATCGAGCAGGGCGAATATG
This portion of the Sphingomonas sp. LY54 genome encodes:
- the rimO gene encoding 30S ribosomal protein S12 methylthiotransferase RimO, giving the protein MALELPSPPKVGMVSLGCPKALVDSERILTKLRSDGYQLSPDYDQADVVLVNTCGFLDSAKEESLAAIGEAIAENGRVIVTGCMGKEADVIRARFPQVLAVTGPHQYESVVGAVHEAAPMPPSAFLNLVPEGGLKLTPRHYSYLKISEGCNHRCSFCIIPSLRGDLVSRRPDAILREAEKLVAAGTRELLVISQDTSAYGVDLRHAEWPWKGAPVRAHMTDLARELGKLGAWVRLHYVYPYPHVDKVIPLMAEGLVLPYLDIPFQHAAPSVLKAMKRPANEAKVLERIHGWRAIAPDITIRSSFVVGFPGETEADFEYLLDWLDEAQLDRVGAFRFEPVQGATANDLPGAVPEEVKEERYARLMEKTAAISAAKLQAKIGRTIDVLIDLADGEGGATGRSKADAPEIDGEVHLRDAPHLKQGDIVQVLVEDADEHDLYGVPVTL
- a CDS encoding potassium channel family protein, translating into MTRRWRGIDHATLHRQGRWPVWLSISWRVLLVVGLIGVAIAVHWFERDGLHDNADGEISFLDVVYFTMISITTTGYGDIVPVSNQARLFDALIVTPIRVFAVLIFLGTAYSFVFRRTWDRWRMAYIQRHLSNHIIVAGYGTSGSEAVDELIARGVDPREIVVVDCETEALERAKSLGAAVIEGDATRDKTLQAVRLDEARALIVSAGSDDTSILITLTARHLAPHITISVAVRNEDNELLARQAGATTVINPVSFAGLLLAGSTDGAHIADYIADLASTNGNVQLGEREVQPEEHGQPLSALTRGLGVRVYRDGKPYGFWEPEAKALQPGDVIVEILPTAETEGPID
- the surE gene encoding 5'/3'-nucleotidase SurE → MRILLTNDDGVNATGLKILEKIARLFSDDIWIVAPSEEQSGAGHSLTLTLPVRLRKLGERRFCVTGTPTDSVMMAIAHVMKDNKPDLVLSGVNRGANLGEDVTYSGTVSAAMEGALAGIPSIALSQSYAREGMGDTVPFAAAEAWAERVLRPLIETPMAPRTLVNVNFPALPPDDVRGIRVCQQGLRDYGRLQLVQRTDTRGYDYFWFGLGPMIQTPGHSTDLETVADGYVAVTPLHLDLTHGPSLGRLAQLFP
- a CDS encoding host attachment family protein, yielding MRVPHNSMVMVADGAKALFFRNEGDGEYPNLVVEKKEVQETPADRELKTDGPGRAFASVGASRSSYSETDYHTLEEDRFAAETADTLRIRALRNDYDSLIVVAPPKTLGELRKHYHKEVEKRLSAEVAKDLTGHPVEEIEKILIAQ
- the dksA gene encoding RNA polymerase-binding protein DksA, which produces MATALNDVYDPQYQKNSISGAAYQPSANEEFMSPEQLAYFRQKLLDWKESIVRESRDTMASLKSGPIQEADATDRASSETDWSIELRTRDRQRKLISKIDAALRRIEQGEYGFCEVTGEPISLARLEARPIATMTVEAQERHERQERVSRDD